The proteins below are encoded in one region of Candidatus Planktophila lacus:
- the smpB gene encoding SsrA-binding protein SmpB translates to MVKEVGRKLIAQNKKARHDYSIEDVFECGIVLTGTEVKSLRAGRASLIDGYATVENGELWLAGVHIPEYTQGTWTNHDVRRKRKLLVHLQEIKKLHIKIKEGGVTLIPLQLYFNNGKAKIEIAVARGKKAHDKRDSLMERQASREVEREISRRRSGKDQ, encoded by the coding sequence GTGGTGAAAGAAGTTGGCCGCAAACTCATCGCGCAGAATAAGAAAGCGCGTCATGACTATTCAATTGAAGATGTCTTTGAATGCGGCATTGTCCTAACTGGCACTGAAGTTAAATCACTTCGTGCAGGGCGCGCTTCCCTTATCGATGGATATGCAACCGTTGAAAATGGAGAACTTTGGTTAGCCGGAGTACATATTCCGGAATACACCCAAGGAACTTGGACAAATCACGATGTTCGTCGCAAACGTAAATTACTTGTGCACTTACAAGAGATCAAGAAACTTCACATAAAGATTAAAGAGGGCGGCGTAACTCTAATTCCTTTGCAGCTTTACTTTAACAATGGCAAAGCCAAGATAGAAATAGCAGTTGCCCGTGGAAAGAAAGCGCACGACAAGCGTGATTCACTTATGGAGCGCCAAGCAAGCCGTGAAGTTGAACGCGAGATTTCTCGTCGTCGTTCTGGAAAAGACCAGTAA
- the ftsX gene encoding permease-like cell division protein FtsX, whose translation MRAGFLLSEVRIGLRRNLTMTFAVIVTTAISLSLLGIGLLSNAQVNAMKDYWYDKIEVSVYLCGSLSESPSCAGGVVTPEQRLAIKSDLDALPVVQSTFYESQSEAYTRFQERFKDSAIAQNVTADQLPESFRVKLKDPTQFAVVVSAFSGRPGVDVVQDQRTILEKFFKLLNVLRNGALLVGLFSVLTAGLLISNTLRIAAFNRRRETGVMKLVGASSWSIQLPFLLEGIFSALIGWGFATGLLAGLKAVVDSKVAPLLTFTNFFGWNEVWIASAWLLLAGFTVSTLASAITLRRYLKV comes from the coding sequence ATGCGCGCAGGATTCTTATTAAGCGAAGTCCGTATTGGGCTACGCCGTAACTTAACAATGACCTTTGCGGTCATTGTTACTACTGCGATCTCACTTTCCCTGCTTGGTATTGGTCTTCTTTCAAACGCTCAAGTTAATGCGATGAAAGATTATTGGTATGACAAGATCGAAGTCTCTGTTTACTTGTGCGGATCTTTATCCGAATCACCAAGCTGTGCTGGAGGAGTTGTAACTCCCGAGCAACGCCTCGCGATTAAATCAGATCTAGATGCACTTCCTGTTGTTCAGAGTACTTTCTACGAATCACAATCTGAGGCATATACACGTTTCCAAGAACGCTTCAAAGATTCAGCGATTGCTCAAAACGTAACTGCAGATCAGCTGCCAGAGTCTTTCCGCGTTAAGTTGAAGGATCCAACTCAATTTGCAGTTGTAGTTAGCGCTTTCTCAGGGAGACCTGGCGTAGATGTTGTTCAGGATCAGCGCACCATTTTGGAGAAGTTCTTCAAACTTCTAAATGTATTGCGAAACGGCGCACTACTTGTTGGCCTCTTCTCAGTACTAACAGCAGGTCTCTTGATCTCAAATACCTTACGTATCGCGGCATTTAACCGCCGCCGCGAAACCGGTGTTATGAAACTCGTTGGTGCATCTTCTTGGTCTATCCAACTTCCATTCTTACTTGAAGGTATTTTCTCAGCCCTTATCGGTTGGGGATTTGCAACTGGCTTATTGGCAGGGCTTAAAGCCGTAGTCGATTCCAAAGTTGCGCCACTACTTACCTTCACCAACTTCTTTGGTTGGAATGAAGTCTGGATCGCATCTGCTTGGTTACTACTAGCAGGATTTACCGTTTCTACTCTTGCCTCTGCAATCACGCTCCGCCGTTACCTTAAGGTCTAA
- a CDS encoding GNAT family N-acetyltransferase produces MILRPMQMEDIDDLLQYQSNPEIVRYIPWPPRTMEQVKEAAEKTIATGKFDLVEENDYIVLVWALKSTGQVIGQSNMGLVSKENKSSNIGWVTHQNFQRQGYALEATKALLGYAFKNFDLHRVIADIDTRVPKSAALAEKLGMRREATYLDGEFFKGEWCDMWLYAILKREFQA; encoded by the coding sequence TTGATCCTTCGGCCGATGCAAATGGAAGATATTGATGATCTACTTCAATATCAATCTAATCCCGAGATTGTTCGCTACATCCCTTGGCCACCAAGAACGATGGAGCAAGTTAAAGAGGCCGCTGAGAAAACTATCGCAACTGGGAAATTTGATTTGGTCGAAGAAAATGATTACATCGTTTTAGTTTGGGCACTCAAAAGTACAGGTCAAGTAATCGGGCAATCAAATATGGGACTTGTCTCTAAAGAGAATAAATCTTCAAATATTGGATGGGTAACTCATCAAAACTTTCAACGCCAGGGTTATGCGCTAGAAGCGACTAAAGCGCTTCTTGGCTATGCATTTAAGAACTTTGATCTACATCGCGTTATTGCAGATATCGATACTCGAGTTCCTAAATCAGCAGCGCTTGCTGAAAAGTTAGGTATGCGTCGCGAAGCAACTTATCTTGATGGAGAGTTCTTTAAAGGCGAATGGTGCGATATGTGGCTATATGCGATTTTAAAGAGAGAATTTCAGGCTTAG